The following coding sequences lie in one Pseudomonadota bacterium genomic window:
- a CDS encoding CHAT domain-containing protein — protein sequence MSASGSSTRAVLAGDRRLLLLGLVLCSACGARQGPTAMLRAYQLRSPQRQLGRITWLAQFASDELGGTLSPDGRQLAYASDQKGQLDIWVKDLTTGLPRRITDHPAEDTQPAWAPDGRALAFVSQRADAKGDLYLWRDGKLRRLTGAATADAFPVFAPDGRSLFFSSGEPGREQIRRLELATGRSEAISAAGATHAALSADGRWLAYTRARAGEVARIELLRLGRPRQAPRGVTVADAPAGFPTFTADGQWLVFCRFRRGAAKEPRNAKTPASLWRVPLEPLLAGREPSAVMALAEQLTSDGGDALLPRAHARGLVITARHAGSLDLGWLPTSGLVPVTLPPAALRALARDARDPWASLLLWQHLERDRSYGSEARYASAQRWLAVGELDKARRALEGLAAAARVEQAEDAAIFVARAQIDLAVSPELLAQITAQGGSTTSATAAPSSAARARLPADAHAALRRLERLRPHLASTADAARGYLLLRQAELEQLAHALPAALSGYQRVIDAFASQRDLVSRAKLQLGAVYAQLRAPELVASYYLGLRAEGEPALDEAVARALIALHTGESQAKQLEALRGLLDRHRPPAPIAARLLARLALLHEQRGELDAAIESLGAGLQRPALPVELTAELGFELGRLALLRSRQLRQAGAPTAALAHYERALSAYERILSESDPASETRARATRAHLRLALLEATQLALAGKRAAAEARYRRLLALDDQVLQAHRGLLALGAASARRASNRHAAWSALAAPYRRRAQRDRGDAVAAYALGYLATLRTPLRTTDLDEAERWLKRARALRPQSPFGHMTLGWVYEMRERFFGARQSGWLEEAALAYEQAHALNDASVDPQTEADLLTNLANVFAALGNGWREVLEYCAQRRTLAQPFGSAEQEAFHRLSCGRAAAARGAYALAASELERAHRLARRLGLDALEVQVLAQLGVSEQLRGALKSSSRWLSKAIERVRQKGHGQALAPLQRTLAYNALLQRDGRAATQHLQAAEQALKRWGVATLPSFLAVATAPEPSTMPLGLDLRAERQSQRALREILAEQAREGPNARRLQGELVQMQQARSEQQEVGELRRELLLLRNRSALLAAGQGDRVAYAEALDRALSEARALREPEGMLDVQSFALEVGLALNRAEALLDALAAGAPVAAAELRASQTLLRALEARRAAGRAPSGTPTAPPGRSGAGAGGTPAEAPLLSQRLRLALWCDLALLTLQVAPAGTPQDAAAEAATGPVEAAGPGDAGDGELARLQAGWAAGSPRSATERAVQRLLARARPLTQAVRLLEASLAETDPRQAQPPEASPDAPATGGIGDALWLPLSARESRRWHLAITLALARAGVTNVPPLALEAHPSTELLRQVAAVNVVEDLGAQRYALSAELAYRRRDARAMAAAVDGLLERHPLLLAPADLAEAGSLRDTVFGRAIALALDQGDAAAALRYAELAERRAFLDELVALGPAGSGPVGRAIEGLLERAARYRQHASEVPAAAPETAAETWREELQRRERAVRQALQALEVSSPAVAELLSVGSFELAALQHALAPETVALRLLDDGARVAVVALRSQGRPRLHLLEQRLSALRALSAAARARLLHPVLSAAAGNASRILLDLGPLDDPEATPAALGLAPARVARLATLWELRDAQAVRRMPLPTIVQLAPGAAVGQRPRRGTPATVELRGLPAAALSRASLERVATRSGLLWLDLPLRWLGGSATNLVLAAGPGRAPWRWGHQLGLLLDSSVAALPDAELRGPGRRAQLVALLRFLHAAGVSAVALGTASAPPPAATTRPLSAVLPAAWARSADLPLSAALAPLGLTLFGDGGVDPAERKAFAQAQLKRLVLAGAKAFNASPRQLAPAIAALQPALHYMSFAGDTRLQAGALLYLANAHGLREDYARALAPMAELVALRRAALKTAEVATKPDLARLRAKAELVTALRQMAWLRLRHDQFDAALAANAETVAIYEEVRRPALLREALGQRSTIAERKGDHAEALRAARRSLALASSAAATPIPGAFAASAAGLAAAQDAVRVAQLLRLRFARFREATVSVEAALRWLPPLEPPLLPRAAAALAALRPTATALTGAWLELGRIASARGVFSDAVRLARRALALLTAAGLPQDAALLELVNSLYYAGALGEALAAAEQGVTLSADDPPRRLQFLNARGTTLAALGRSDAALATLKEALAEARRQGLAGEVAATLNNLGFALRLAGRADEAATRFGDALELDRARGDALGMSFALANRGLARLQLDLRREARDDLEQALALAQRIRAALNELKARHGLGAIELTEGRAELALAQAEAGLGRAREVGQRAWIWRFELQRARALRARGRGAEARQALERGAALIESLPPQLGQARATGESEEPTSALYDELVDLLATSGEAEAALVAAERARARAGIDAGGAAAGQLGPGLVGSPLQRVLELQRRLEALRSALLQAGVDAAERALLRAEADALEQALARARAELGAVQARLLRLLDPPPWDPARVAQGLARQPDTIAVVYYSTARRLVLWVVAAADDQHLAVTMSIVTVTRDRLATTLRALRAGLQRWEDVQPLIERLSTWLVAPLAGAARGPARHWRIVAPGPLRDVPFAALGARGAPLAAHVTLSYLPALAWLAEAPRPQLTEARGPWTSVAWDGDPAQPLPLAERESEALGRTASEVSAYTGSHATRQALLEAFASGRQVHLAAHVDGDAAAAEGAIGLADGRLSALEILASRVSAPLVVLSACEGGHATARGGLALDTTLLLAGAGQVVATTTRVSDLGAALLMKLFFRQRVRGLSAAVALQQAQLLLRARWPHPAAWATFRLSELGAAPATSARAATPAGPGSDRREQRSGAPAGSRPAS from the coding sequence ATGAGCGCGAGCGGCAGCAGCACGCGGGCTGTGCTCGCAGGAGACCGGCGCCTCCTGCTGCTCGGGCTCGTGCTCTGCAGCGCCTGCGGCGCTCGGCAGGGGCCAACGGCCATGCTGCGCGCCTATCAACTGCGGAGCCCGCAGCGCCAGCTCGGACGCATCACCTGGCTGGCGCAGTTCGCCAGCGACGAGCTCGGGGGCACGCTCTCGCCCGACGGTCGGCAGCTCGCCTACGCCAGCGATCAGAAGGGCCAGCTCGATATCTGGGTCAAGGACCTGACGACAGGGCTGCCCCGCCGCATCACCGACCATCCCGCCGAGGACACGCAGCCCGCGTGGGCGCCCGACGGACGCGCGCTGGCCTTTGTTTCACAGCGGGCCGACGCCAAGGGTGACCTCTACCTTTGGCGCGACGGCAAGCTGCGACGGCTGACGGGCGCAGCCACGGCCGACGCCTTCCCTGTTTTCGCGCCCGATGGACGCAGCCTCTTCTTCAGCAGCGGTGAACCCGGCCGCGAGCAGATCCGACGCCTCGAGCTGGCGACGGGCCGTAGCGAAGCGATCAGCGCTGCCGGTGCGACGCATGCGGCGCTGAGCGCGGACGGGCGCTGGCTGGCCTACACGCGCGCCAGGGCGGGCGAGGTCGCGCGGATCGAGCTGCTGCGCCTCGGTCGGCCACGGCAAGCGCCCCGCGGCGTCACCGTCGCGGACGCGCCGGCGGGCTTTCCGACCTTCACGGCCGACGGCCAGTGGTTGGTCTTCTGTCGCTTCCGCCGCGGCGCGGCCAAGGAGCCGCGCAACGCCAAGACGCCGGCGTCGCTCTGGCGCGTCCCGCTCGAACCCCTGCTCGCCGGTCGCGAGCCGAGCGCCGTGATGGCGCTGGCGGAGCAGCTCACCAGCGATGGCGGCGACGCGCTGCTGCCGCGCGCCCACGCACGCGGGTTGGTGATCACCGCGCGCCACGCCGGCAGCCTCGACCTCGGCTGGCTGCCGACGAGCGGCCTGGTGCCCGTCACGCTACCGCCGGCGGCGCTGCGTGCCCTGGCGCGCGACGCGCGCGATCCCTGGGCGAGCTTGCTGCTCTGGCAGCACCTCGAGCGTGATCGCAGCTACGGCAGCGAGGCCCGCTACGCCAGCGCCCAGCGCTGGCTGGCGGTTGGTGAGCTCGATAAGGCGCGGCGCGCCCTCGAGGGCCTGGCGGCTGCAGCAAGGGTCGAGCAGGCGGAGGACGCGGCCATCTTCGTCGCCCGGGCGCAGATCGACCTGGCGGTCTCGCCGGAGCTGCTGGCGCAAATAACCGCCCAGGGTGGGTCCACGACCAGCGCCACGGCAGCGCCGAGCAGCGCGGCGCGCGCGCGCCTGCCCGCGGACGCCCATGCGGCCCTGCGGCGCCTCGAGCGGCTACGCCCGCACCTCGCCTCCACCGCCGACGCCGCGCGGGGCTACCTGCTGCTGCGGCAGGCCGAGCTCGAGCAACTCGCCCATGCCTTGCCGGCTGCGCTCTCGGGCTATCAGCGCGTGATTGACGCCTTCGCCAGCCAACGCGACCTGGTCAGCCGGGCGAAGCTTCAGCTCGGCGCGGTCTATGCGCAGCTGCGCGCCCCGGAGCTCGTGGCCAGCTATTACCTCGGCCTCCGCGCCGAGGGCGAGCCGGCGCTGGACGAGGCCGTGGCACGGGCGCTGATCGCCCTGCATACCGGCGAGTCGCAGGCCAAGCAGCTCGAGGCCCTGCGGGGGCTGCTCGATCGGCACCGACCGCCCGCGCCGATCGCGGCCCGGTTGCTCGCGCGCTTGGCGCTGCTGCATGAGCAGCGCGGCGAGCTCGACGCGGCGATCGAGAGCCTGGGGGCCGGACTGCAGCGCCCCGCGCTGCCAGTCGAGCTCACCGCCGAGCTTGGCTTCGAGCTCGGTCGGCTGGCGCTCTTGCGCTCGCGGCAGCTCCGGCAGGCCGGCGCGCCCACGGCGGCCCTCGCGCACTACGAGCGCGCGCTCAGCGCCTACGAGCGCATCCTCAGCGAGAGCGACCCGGCCAGCGAGACGCGCGCGCGCGCGACCCGCGCTCACCTGCGACTGGCGCTGCTCGAGGCCACGCAGCTCGCCCTCGCAGGGAAGCGCGCCGCGGCCGAAGCGCGCTACCGTCGGCTGCTCGCGCTCGATGATCAGGTGCTGCAGGCGCATCGCGGCCTGCTCGCGCTGGGCGCTGCAAGTGCACGTCGGGCGAGTAACCGTCACGCCGCCTGGTCCGCGCTGGCCGCGCCCTATCGCCGGCGGGCTCAACGCGATCGTGGCGACGCCGTGGCGGCCTACGCGCTGGGCTACCTGGCCACGCTGCGCACGCCGCTGCGCACGACGGACCTCGACGAGGCTGAGCGCTGGCTCAAGCGCGCGCGCGCGTTGCGGCCCCAGAGCCCCTTCGGACACATGACGCTCGGTTGGGTCTACGAGATGCGCGAGCGCTTCTTCGGCGCGCGCCAGAGCGGCTGGCTGGAGGAGGCCGCGCTCGCCTATGAGCAGGCGCATGCGCTCAACGACGCCTCGGTCGACCCGCAGACCGAGGCCGATCTGCTGACCAACCTCGCCAACGTCTTCGCCGCGCTGGGCAATGGCTGGCGCGAGGTCCTCGAGTATTGCGCGCAACGCCGGACCCTGGCGCAGCCCTTCGGCAGCGCGGAGCAGGAGGCGTTTCATCGGCTGAGCTGCGGCCGCGCGGCGGCGGCGAGAGGCGCGTACGCGCTCGCGGCCAGCGAGCTCGAGCGCGCACACCGCCTCGCGCGACGCCTGGGCCTCGACGCGCTCGAGGTGCAGGTCCTCGCGCAGCTCGGCGTCAGTGAGCAGCTGCGCGGCGCCCTCAAGAGCTCGAGCCGCTGGTTGAGCAAGGCGATCGAGCGCGTGCGGCAGAAGGGACACGGCCAGGCGCTGGCGCCCTTGCAGCGGACGCTCGCCTACAACGCATTGCTGCAGCGCGATGGCCGCGCGGCGACACAGCACCTGCAGGCCGCGGAGCAGGCGCTGAAGCGCTGGGGCGTGGCGACGCTGCCGAGTTTCCTCGCGGTGGCGACGGCGCCCGAGCCGAGCACGATGCCGCTGGGGCTCGACCTGCGGGCGGAACGCCAGAGCCAGCGGGCGCTGCGCGAGATCCTGGCCGAGCAAGCGCGCGAGGGCCCGAACGCGCGGCGACTGCAAGGCGAGCTGGTGCAAATGCAGCAGGCGCGCAGCGAGCAGCAGGAGGTCGGCGAGCTGCGCCGTGAGCTGCTCTTGCTGCGCAATCGCAGCGCGCTGCTGGCGGCCGGACAGGGCGACCGCGTCGCCTACGCCGAGGCGTTGGACCGAGCCTTGAGCGAGGCCAGGGCGCTGCGCGAGCCGGAGGGGATGCTCGATGTGCAGAGCTTCGCGCTCGAGGTCGGACTTGCCCTCAACCGCGCCGAGGCGCTGCTCGACGCGCTCGCGGCCGGCGCACCGGTGGCCGCTGCCGAGCTGAGGGCCAGTCAGACGCTGCTGCGAGCGCTGGAAGCGCGCCGAGCGGCGGGGCGCGCGCCGAGCGGCACGCCGACCGCCCCGCCCGGGCGCTCGGGCGCCGGCGCGGGAGGCACGCCGGCGGAGGCTCCGCTGCTCAGCCAGCGGCTGCGCTTGGCGCTTTGGTGCGACCTGGCGCTGCTGACGCTACAGGTCGCGCCGGCGGGCACGCCCCAAGACGCGGCCGCCGAGGCGGCGACTGGCCCCGTCGAGGCGGCGGGCCCCGGTGACGCTGGCGACGGCGAGCTCGCGCGGCTCCAGGCGGGCTGGGCGGCGGGGTCGCCACGCAGCGCGACGGAGCGCGCCGTCCAACGTCTGCTCGCGCGCGCGCGGCCGCTGACGCAGGCGGTCCGGCTGCTCGAGGCGAGCCTCGCCGAAACGGATCCGCGGCAGGCGCAGCCCCCGGAGGCCAGCCCCGACGCGCCGGCGACCGGGGGCATCGGCGACGCGCTCTGGTTACCGCTAAGCGCGCGTGAGAGCCGCCGCTGGCATCTCGCCATCACGCTGGCGCTGGCCCGCGCGGGCGTGACGAACGTCCCGCCCCTGGCGCTCGAGGCGCATCCCAGCACCGAGCTGCTGCGCCAGGTGGCCGCGGTCAATGTGGTTGAGGACCTCGGTGCCCAGCGCTACGCGCTCAGCGCCGAGCTGGCCTACCGCCGACGCGACGCCCGGGCAATGGCGGCCGCGGTGGACGGCCTATTGGAGCGCCACCCCTTGCTCCTGGCGCCCGCCGACCTGGCCGAAGCGGGCAGTCTGCGCGACACCGTGTTCGGGCGGGCGATCGCGCTGGCGCTCGATCAGGGCGACGCGGCCGCGGCGCTACGCTACGCGGAGCTGGCCGAGCGGCGCGCCTTTCTGGACGAGCTGGTGGCGCTCGGTCCCGCGGGCAGCGGGCCGGTCGGAAGGGCGATCGAAGGGCTGCTCGAGCGCGCGGCACGCTATCGTCAACACGCGAGCGAAGTGCCGGCGGCGGCCCCCGAGACCGCAGCAGAGACCTGGCGCGAGGAGCTGCAGCGCCGCGAGCGCGCCGTGCGCCAGGCGCTGCAGGCGCTCGAGGTCAGCAGTCCCGCGGTGGCGGAGCTGCTCAGCGTCGGCAGCTTCGAGCTCGCTGCGCTGCAGCACGCGCTCGCCCCAGAGACGGTGGCGCTGCGCCTGCTCGATGACGGCGCGCGCGTGGCGGTGGTCGCCCTGCGGTCGCAGGGTCGACCGCGGCTGCACCTGCTCGAGCAGCGCCTGTCCGCGTTACGGGCGCTGAGCGCGGCCGCCCGCGCCAGGCTCCTGCATCCGGTGCTCTCTGCCGCCGCCGGCAACGCTTCGCGCATTTTGCTCGACCTCGGCCCACTCGACGACCCGGAGGCGACGCCAGCCGCGCTCGGGCTCGCCCCGGCGCGCGTCGCGCGACTGGCCACACTCTGGGAGCTGCGCGATGCGCAGGCGGTGCGACGCATGCCCCTGCCGACGATCGTGCAGCTCGCGCCAGGCGCGGCGGTGGGCCAGCGCCCGCGCCGTGGCACGCCCGCGACGGTCGAGCTGCGAGGGCTGCCAGCCGCGGCCCTCAGCCGGGCGTCGCTGGAGCGCGTCGCCACCCGCAGCGGACTGCTCTGGCTGGATCTGCCCCTGCGCTGGCTCGGCGGCTCGGCGACGAACCTGGTGCTCGCGGCTGGACCGGGCCGGGCGCCGTGGCGCTGGGGCCATCAGCTCGGGCTCCTGCTCGACAGCAGCGTGGCGGCGCTTCCCGACGCGGAGCTGAGGGGCCCCGGGCGTCGCGCACAGCTCGTGGCCTTGCTGCGCTTCCTGCACGCCGCGGGCGTCTCAGCAGTAGCACTGGGCACCGCCAGCGCGCCGCCACCCGCAGCAACGACGCGACCCCTGAGCGCCGTTCTTCCAGCGGCCTGGGCCCGCAGCGCCGATCTACCGCTGAGCGCGGCGCTGGCGCCGCTCGGGCTGACGCTCTTCGGTGACGGGGGCGTCGATCCCGCGGAGCGCAAGGCCTTCGCGCAGGCGCAGCTCAAGCGCCTAGTGCTCGCAGGGGCCAAGGCCTTCAACGCGAGCCCCCGCCAGCTCGCGCCGGCGATCGCGGCGCTGCAGCCGGCCCTGCACTACATGAGCTTCGCCGGCGATACGCGTCTGCAAGCGGGAGCCTTGCTCTACCTCGCCAACGCCCATGGCCTACGTGAGGACTACGCGCGGGCGCTCGCCCCGATGGCCGAGCTCGTCGCCCTGCGGCGCGCGGCGTTGAAGACGGCGGAGGTCGCGACCAAGCCGGACCTCGCGCGCTTGCGGGCCAAGGCCGAGCTGGTGACGGCCCTGCGGCAGATGGCCTGGCTGCGCCTGCGCCACGACCAATTCGACGCCGCGCTCGCCGCGAACGCCGAGACGGTGGCGATTTACGAGGAGGTGCGCCGTCCCGCGCTGTTGCGCGAGGCCCTCGGCCAACGCAGCACGATCGCGGAGCGCAAGGGTGACCACGCCGAGGCGCTGCGGGCGGCGCGCCGCAGCCTGGCCTTGGCGAGCAGCGCCGCAGCCACGCCGATCCCGGGCGCGTTCGCCGCCTCGGCCGCTGGACTCGCCGCCGCGCAGGACGCGGTCCGCGTCGCGCAGCTGCTGCGCCTGCGCTTTGCCCGCTTCCGCGAGGCCACGGTGAGCGTCGAAGCGGCGCTGCGTTGGTTGCCCCCGCTCGAGCCGCCGCTGCTTCCGCGCGCTGCCGCCGCGCTCGCCGCGCTGCGGCCGACGGCCACGGCGCTGACCGGCGCCTGGCTCGAGCTCGGGCGGATCGCCTCGGCCCGGGGGGTCTTCAGTGACGCGGTGCGGCTCGCGCGCCGCGCGCTCGCCTTGCTTACCGCGGCCGGTCTGCCGCAGGACGCTGCCCTGCTCGAGCTCGTTAACAGCCTCTATTACGCCGGCGCGCTCGGCGAGGCCCTCGCCGCGGCCGAGCAAGGTGTGACCCTCAGCGCGGACGATCCGCCGCGCCGGCTGCAGTTCCTCAACGCGCGCGGCACGACGCTGGCCGCGCTGGGACGGAGCGACGCCGCGTTGGCGACCCTGAAGGAGGCCCTCGCCGAGGCGCGCCGACAGGGCCTCGCAGGCGAGGTCGCAGCCACGCTCAACAATCTTGGCTTCGCGCTCAGGCTGGCGGGCCGGGCGGACGAGGCCGCGACCCGCTTCGGCGACGCGCTCGAGCTCGACCGCGCTCGCGGCGACGCGCTGGGGATGTCCTTTGCTCTCGCCAATCGCGGGTTGGCGCGCCTGCAGCTCGACCTGCGGCGCGAGGCGCGAGACGACCTGGAGCAGGCACTCGCGCTCGCGCAGCGGATCCGCGCCGCCCTCAACGAGCTCAAGGCGCGCCACGGCCTGGGCGCGATCGAGCTAACGGAGGGTCGCGCCGAGCTGGCGCTCGCGCAGGCCGAGGCCGGCCTCGGGCGCGCACGCGAGGTCGGTCAGCGCGCCTGGATCTGGCGCTTCGAGCTGCAGCGTGCGCGCGCGCTGCGGGCGCGCGGCCGCGGCGCGGAGGCGCGGCAGGCGCTCGAGCGGGGCGCGGCGCTGATCGAGAGCTTGCCGCCGCAGCTCGGCCAGGCGAGAGCGACCGGCGAGAGCGAAGAGCCAACGAGCGCGCTCTACGATGAGCTCGTCGACCTGCTGGCGACCTCGGGCGAGGCGGAGGCGGCCCTCGTCGCCGCCGAGCGGGCTCGGGCACGCGCCGGTATCGATGCCGGTGGCGCGGCCGCCGGGCAGCTCGGCCCCGGGCTCGTCGGCTCGCCGCTGCAGCGCGTGCTGGAGCTTCAGCGGCGCTTGGAGGCGCTGCGCAGCGCGCTGCTGCAAGCGGGCGTGGATGCAGCGGAGCGCGCGTTGCTCCGCGCCGAGGCCGACGCGCTCGAACAGGCGCTGGCGCGCGCCCGGGCGGAGCTCGGCGCGGTGCAAGCGCGCCTGCTGCGCCTGCTCGACCCGCCGCCCTGGGATCCTGCGCGCGTGGCCCAGGGCCTGGCGCGCCAGCCCGACACGATCGCGGTGGTTTACTACAGCACGGCGCGGCGCCTGGTCCTCTGGGTCGTAGCTGCCGCCGACGACCAGCACCTGGCGGTGACGATGTCGATCGTCACCGTGACGCGCGATCGCCTCGCGACCACCCTGCGGGCGCTGCGCGCGGGGCTGCAGCGCTGGGAGGATGTCCAGCCCCTGATCGAGCGGCTCTCGACCTGGCTCGTCGCGCCGCTCGCGGGCGCTGCCCGCGGCCCTGCGCGGCATTGGCGGATCGTGGCTCCAGGGCCGCTCCGCGACGTTCCCTTCGCCGCGCTCGGGGCGCGCGGGGCGCCGCTCGCCGCGCACGTCACGCTCAGCTACCTGCCAGCGCTCGCGTGGTTGGCGGAGGCCCCGAGGCCGCAGCTCACTGAGGCGCGCGGGCCGTGGACCTCGGTCGCCTGGGACGGCGATCCGGCCCAGCCGCTGCCGCTCGCCGAGCGTGAGAGCGAAGCCCTCGGCCGCACCGCCAGCGAGGTCAGCGCCTACACGGGCAGTCATGCCACGCGCCAGGCGCTGCTCGAGGCCTTCGCCAGCGGCCGGCAGGTCCATCTCGCGGCGCACGTCGACGGCGACGCAGCCGCGGCGGAGGGTGCGATTGGGCTGGCGGATGGCAGGCTTTCAGCGCTAGAGATCCTCGCCAGCCGCGTCAGCGCCCCGCTCGTCGTGCTCTCGGCCTGCGAGGGCGGGCACGCCACCGCTCGGGGCGGCCTGGCCTTGGACACGACGCTGCTGCTGGCGGGCGCCGGCCAGGTCGTAGCAACGACGACCCGCGTTAGCGATCTGGGGGCGGCCCTGCTGATGAAGCTCTTCTTCCGCCAGCGGGTGCGCGGCCTCAGCGCCGCCGTCGCCCTGCAGCAGGCTCAGTTGCTGCTGCGGGCACGATGGCCGCATCCGGCGGCCTGGGCGACCTTCCGCCTCAGCGAGCTCGGAGCGGCCCCGGCAACCAGCGCGCGCGCGGCGACCCCGGCGGGGCCCGGAAGCGATCGACGCGAGCAGCGGTCGGGGGCTCCGGCCGGCAGCAGGCCGGCGTCATGA
- a CDS encoding TonB-dependent receptor yields the protein MSLKAVSRRAIGAELLLLLLLPAARARAEPTPAMPSDSGTLGASEGASYETVVTGTRFAELAFDSPRSIDTVSQRRLREQGASTTPAALEQTPGVTMQRTNTAGGAPIVRGLIGQQVLLLIDGVRLNNAITRFGPNQLLNTVDPFQLARIEVLRGSGSMQHGSDALGGVINLVTRQPLLEPQRGWDARAAALSRYESAARAVVTHAEVEGQLGGVGLRVGGGWRRFGELEGGRRTGRQRFTAYGDGALDVAAAWSLGRAGLLRLSYATVRQHDAPRTDRAAPTDFQRFADQLRDLVALRYEGRFASPLLAEAQASLSYHLQRERRARFRLDRDRIEEERDAVGSLGGMLALRSEAPRGSLHYGGEVYYDRVASSAAYEAISSGARAPQARGRYPDGAGYTQGGLYFFHRLPLGKRLQLDAGARAGAWAVDIARDPALGGALEVLRLTAVGSGQARYRLLEGLNLVASVSQGYRAPNVDDYAAEGCSGQGFDRANAELAPERSLTAEGGIKLDLYGRLLGSAFYAYTYLDDLIVRRSLTETPDQACGSNADGTPLLLPVTQRENAQRGQVQAFEAQLNVALLRGWWLDGWVAWTRGSVKPRGAPSEPMSRIPPLTGRVAIRHQRPSTRLFGELALRWAGAQRRLNSADRRDLRICPAGATDCTGTSGYAVVDLRGGLALTPQLRLSLTLENLSDETYRIHGSGLDGPGFNMIATLEGSLP from the coding sequence TTGAGCCTGAAAGCGGTTTCCAGGCGCGCGATTGGCGCCGAGCTGCTGCTCTTGTTGCTGCTGCCGGCGGCGCGCGCGCGCGCGGAACCCACCCCCGCGATGCCATCCGACAGCGGCACCCTAGGTGCGTCGGAAGGGGCAAGCTACGAAACCGTCGTGACGGGGACGCGCTTCGCCGAGCTCGCCTTCGACAGCCCGCGCTCGATCGACACGGTGTCGCAGCGACGCCTGCGCGAGCAGGGCGCCTCGACCACGCCGGCAGCGCTCGAGCAGACGCCTGGGGTCACGATGCAGCGCACCAACACCGCCGGCGGCGCGCCGATCGTCCGCGGCCTGATCGGTCAGCAGGTGTTGCTCTTGATCGATGGCGTGCGCCTCAACAACGCCATCACCCGCTTTGGGCCGAACCAGCTGCTGAACACCGTCGATCCCTTTCAGCTCGCGCGGATCGAGGTCCTGCGCGGCAGCGGATCGATGCAGCATGGCTCTGATGCGCTTGGCGGCGTAATCAACCTCGTCACCCGCCAGCCCCTGCTCGAGCCACAGCGCGGCTGGGATGCCCGCGCCGCGGCCCTGTCGCGCTACGAGAGCGCGGCGCGCGCCGTGGTGACGCATGCCGAGGTCGAGGGCCAGCTCGGCGGCGTCGGCCTGCGCGTCGGCGGCGGGTGGCGGCGCTTTGGTGAGCTCGAGGGCGGTCGGCGCACGGGACGACAACGCTTCACGGCCTACGGTGACGGTGCCCTCGACGTCGCCGCCGCCTGGTCGCTCGGTCGCGCCGGGCTGCTGCGCTTGAGCTACGCCACGGTGCGACAGCATGATGCGCCGCGCACCGATCGCGCCGCGCCAACCGACTTCCAGCGCTTCGCCGACCAACTCCGCGACCTGGTCGCGCTGCGCTACGAGGGACGCTTCGCCTCGCCGCTCTTGGCCGAGGCGCAGGCCTCGCTCTCCTACCACCTGCAGCGCGAACGCCGCGCCCGCTTTCGCCTCGATCGTGACCGCATCGAGGAAGAGCGCGATGCGGTCGGCTCGCTCGGTGGCATGCTGGCGCTGCGCAGCGAGGCCCCCCGCGGCAGCCTCCATTACGGAGGCGAGGTCTACTACGATCGCGTGGCCTCCTCGGCGGCCTACGAGGCGATCAGCAGCGGCGCGCGTGCGCCCCAGGCACGCGGTCGCTACCCCGACGGCGCGGGCTATACGCAGGGCGGGCTCTACTTCTTTCACCGCCTCCCCCTCGGCAAGCGCCTGCAGCTCGATGCCGGCGCGCGCGCGGGAGCCTGGGCCGTCGACATCGCGCGCGACCCGGCGCTCGGGGGCGCCCTCGAGGTGCTGCGCCTCACCGCGGTCGGCAGCGGCCAGGCGCGCTACCGGTTACTCGAGGGGCTCAACCTGGTCGCCAGCGTCAGCCAAGGCTACCGCGCGCCGAACGTCGACGACTACGCGGCGGAGGGCTGCAGCGGGCAGGGCTTCGACCGAGCCAACGCCGAGCTCGCCCCCGAGCGCAGCCTGACCGCGGAGGGCGGGATCAAGCTCGATCTCTACGGCCGCCTGCTGGGGAGCGCCTTCTATGCTTACACCTACCTCGATGATCTGATCGTGCGTCGCTCACTGACGGAGACGCCGGACCAGGCCTGCGGCAGCAACGCCGATGGCACCCCCCTGCTCCTGCCCGTGACCCAACGCGAGAACGCCCAGCGTGGCCAGGTCCAGGCGTTCGAGGCGCAGCTGAACGTCGCCCTGCTGCGCGGCTGGTGGCTCGACGGCTGGGTCGCCTGGACGCGGGGCAGCGTCAAGCCGCGAGGCGCGCCATCCGAGCCAATGAGCCGCATCCCGCCGCTGACCGGGCGGGTGGCGATCCGCCATCAACGCCCCTCGACGCGCCTCTTCGGCGAGCTGGCGCTGCGCTGGGCCGGCGCCCAACGCCGACTCAACAGCGCCGACCGCCGTGACCTGCGCATCTGCCCGGCGGGCGCGACGGACTGCACGGGCACGTCAGGCTATGCCGTCGTTGATCTCCGCGGGGGCCTCGCGCTCACACCCCAGCTGCGGCTTTCCCTGACGCTGGAGAACCTCAGCGACGAGACCTACCGCATCCACGGCTCGGGCCTCGACGGCCCCGGCTTCAACATGATCGCCACGCTGGAGGGAAGCCTGCCATGA